Proteins encoded in a region of the Elizabethkingia bruuniana genome:
- a CDS encoding phosphatase PAP2 family protein, with protein sequence MHKTTTDNYVKLHLYLFYVPVILVALVVFFLYISGSLNVGAYIQLQTPLFFLINSKLSQYPSVQYNLTQLGDALVFLSFLTILIVYAPKVWGALITASIISAIFCTPIKSLFAVPRPAAVFDNSSFTIIGKTLSGHNSLPSGHSITIFTILTVLLFSFMPKKLNYKIIWIATFTFAGLMIAFTRVGVGAHYPLDVIAGAVLGYLSGILGIFINQKYKTWTWISDKRYYPVFMLVIAICSIVLINKLINEKLIIFYLSLINLMVVLHIITNIYAKKKFKITRFFIINKLS encoded by the coding sequence ATGCACAAAACTACTACTGACAACTACGTTAAACTTCATCTCTATTTATTCTATGTGCCGGTGATTCTGGTTGCTTTGGTTGTTTTTTTTCTTTATATCAGTGGATCTCTAAATGTTGGGGCCTATATACAGCTTCAGACACCTTTATTTTTTCTGATCAATTCCAAACTATCACAATATCCAAGTGTACAGTACAATCTTACCCAATTGGGAGATGCACTTGTATTTTTATCGTTTTTAACTATTCTTATTGTCTATGCACCGAAAGTATGGGGCGCATTAATAACCGCTTCAATAATTTCAGCAATATTCTGTACCCCTATAAAGTCTTTATTTGCCGTACCAAGACCTGCTGCAGTCTTTGATAATAGCAGCTTCACAATTATTGGAAAAACATTATCAGGGCATAATAGTTTACCTTCCGGGCACTCTATTACTATTTTTACAATCCTTACAGTTTTATTATTTTCGTTTATGCCTAAAAAACTAAATTATAAAATTATCTGGATTGCTACATTTACGTTTGCAGGACTGATGATTGCCTTTACAAGAGTAGGTGTTGGGGCACATTATCCTTTAGATGTTATTGCAGGTGCTGTACTTGGCTATCTATCGGGAATTTTAGGTATATTTATCAATCAGAAATATAAAACATGGACATGGATAAGTGATAAAAGGTACTATCCTGTTTTCATGCTAGTTATTGCAATTTGTAGTATTGTTTTAATCAATAAGCTTATTAATGAAAAGTTGATCATATTTTATTTATCACTAATTAATCTTATGGTTGTACTTCATATAATTACCAATATATATGCTAAAAAGAAATTTAAAATTACGAGATTTTTCATTATTAATAAGCTTTCTTAA
- the eptA gene encoding phosphoethanolamine--lipid A transferase EptA, with protein MLKRNLKLRDFSLLISFLNFLLFHLPFFKFVVGNVDYKTFSGVSIIISLVILMLAANFFTFYLILFLSRIAGKVLLVLFFIINSIAVYFINTYSVIIDESMIGNILNTNYEESSSFFSFKLILYLVILGILPSVFIIKAKIIKETPKKFLITSSLTLLFMVILAFANASNWLWIDKNSKTLGGLAMPWSYTVNISLFYIHQAKKNEKEILLPDAKIKDTQKSVMVLVIGESARRENFSLYGYKKNTNPLLSKTPGVHSFNATSCATYTTAGVKCILEHKNTDDLYEILPNYLSRNDVDVIWRTTNWGEPPVHIKNYQNKESLEAKCKGEDCGYDGVLLNGLKEEIMASKKNKVLIILHTSTSHGPTYSKKYPSRFETFKPVCNSVELGNCSKEQLINAYDNTIVYTDYILHSIIEDLKQLNGYNSAMMYVSDHGESLGEKNLYMHGVPISIAPKEQYEIPFIVWVSDGSKQLKPNNTVSQNQVFHSVLNFLGVQSPIYDEKMNIFK; from the coding sequence ATGCTAAAAAGAAATTTAAAATTACGAGATTTTTCATTATTAATAAGCTTTCTTAATTTTCTATTATTTCATCTTCCGTTTTTCAAGTTTGTCGTAGGTAATGTTGATTACAAAACCTTTAGCGGCGTAAGTATTATTATAAGCCTGGTCATATTAATGCTGGCTGCAAACTTCTTTACTTTTTATCTTATCCTTTTTCTGTCACGCATAGCAGGAAAGGTTTTACTGGTATTATTTTTTATCATCAACTCTATTGCAGTCTATTTTATCAATACCTATAGTGTAATAATAGATGAGAGTATGATTGGAAATATACTCAATACCAATTATGAAGAGTCCAGCAGTTTTTTCTCTTTTAAACTTATACTATATCTTGTTATACTTGGTATACTCCCCTCTGTCTTTATTATTAAAGCAAAGATTATAAAAGAGACGCCAAAGAAATTTCTGATTACCTCTTCACTCACTTTACTATTTATGGTTATCCTGGCATTTGCTAATGCTAGCAACTGGCTATGGATTGATAAAAATTCAAAAACATTGGGTGGACTTGCTATGCCCTGGTCATATACGGTCAACATTTCTCTTTTTTATATCCATCAGGCTAAAAAGAATGAAAAGGAAATATTATTGCCAGATGCCAAAATAAAGGATACCCAAAAGTCTGTTATGGTTCTGGTTATAGGGGAATCTGCAAGAAGAGAGAATTTTTCGTTATATGGATATAAGAAAAATACAAATCCTTTACTTTCTAAAACTCCCGGGGTTCATAGTTTCAATGCTACATCTTGTGCAACCTATACCACTGCTGGTGTAAAATGTATTCTGGAGCATAAAAACACCGATGATCTATATGAAATCTTACCAAATTATTTATCACGAAATGATGTAGATGTAATCTGGAGGACAACCAACTGGGGAGAACCTCCTGTACACATTAAAAACTACCAGAACAAAGAGAGTCTGGAAGCAAAATGTAAAGGTGAAGATTGTGGATATGATGGTGTTCTTTTAAACGGATTAAAAGAAGAAATAATGGCCAGTAAAAAGAATAAAGTACTAATCATTTTACATACCAGCACAAGCCACGGCCCTACCTATAGCAAAAAGTATCCTTCACGTTTTGAAACTTTTAAACCTGTATGCAATAGTGTGGAATTAGGAAATTGTTCTAAAGAACAGCTCATCAATGCTTATGATAATACCATTGTTTATACTGACTATATTTTACACAGCATAATTGAAGATCTGAAACAACTGAATGGATACAACAGTGCCATGATGTATGTATCAGATCACGGAGAATCTTTAGGTGAAAAGAACCTGTATATGCACGGTGTTCCTATCAGTATTGCTCCAAAGGAACAATATGAAATTCCTTTTATTGTATGGGTATCTGATGGCTCGAAACAGCTGAAACCTAACAATACTGTTTCTCAGAATCAGGTATTTCACAGTGTTCTAAATTTCTTAGGAGTGCAAAGTCCTATTTATGATGAAAAAATGAACATTTTTAAATAA
- a CDS encoding helix-turn-helix domain-containing protein, whose translation MPIQINHITTETNQDPQHKAFYQVFLIQGPTKVVVDFTTYEITTPALLFLSPYQHITWTKPSNSPVIQLLFHGDFYCIEYHKQEVACNGLLFNNIYLLPYVALSPGSFREIEEIILKIEKELNDHSDFSEAVIKAYLQVILALSSKVKKSYIEDNAAIVLPYENYEGSEFQKLLEENFAQEKSVNFYAEKLCLNTDTFSKKIKSQLGKTPSAFIQERIVLESKKLLHLTRLSIKEIASQLNFQDEHYFSRYFKKNVGVSPSEFRTKTGISIVAE comes from the coding sequence ATGCCGATTCAGATTAATCATATCACTACTGAAACAAATCAGGACCCGCAACATAAAGCTTTTTACCAGGTTTTTCTAATTCAGGGTCCAACAAAAGTTGTAGTAGATTTCACCACTTACGAGATTACAACTCCGGCATTATTGTTCCTAAGCCCTTATCAGCATATTACATGGACAAAACCATCAAATTCGCCAGTGATACAACTTTTGTTTCATGGAGATTTTTATTGTATTGAATACCATAAACAGGAGGTTGCCTGCAATGGATTATTATTCAATAATATTTACCTGTTACCATACGTTGCCTTAAGTCCAGGATCATTCCGGGAAATTGAAGAAATTATCCTGAAAATAGAAAAGGAACTCAATGATCATTCTGATTTTTCAGAGGCTGTTATTAAAGCATATCTACAGGTTATCCTTGCACTATCCAGCAAAGTAAAGAAATCTTATATCGAAGATAATGCAGCTATAGTCTTACCATATGAGAATTATGAAGGCAGTGAGTTTCAGAAATTATTGGAAGAAAATTTTGCTCAGGAAAAATCAGTTAATTTTTATGCAGAAAAACTTTGTCTGAATACAGATACATTCAGCAAAAAAATAAAAAGCCAACTGGGTAAAACACCTTCTGCATTTATTCAGGAACGCATAGTTCTGGAATCTAAAAAGCTATTACATCTCACCCGTCTTTCTATAAAGGAAATTGCTTCACAATTAAATTTCCAGGATGAACATTATTTCAGCCGATATTTTAAAAAGAATGTTGGTGTTTCTCCATCAGAATTCAGAACCAAAACAGGAATTTCCATTGTAGCGGAATAG
- a CDS encoding DUF417 family protein, giving the protein MKNLLHLLVNGQHYFINILRISIFIVMAWIGGLKAFQYEADGIVPFVTNSPFMNFLYQKKAPEYQEYKNPEGKMVEKNIEWNKANGTYVFAYGLGTVIVLIGLLNLGGVWSPKFGLYGGILTFLMSLVTLSFLITTPEAYVPNLGGDFPTPQHGFPYLSGAGRLVLKDIIMMAAGLVTASESAKQLLKK; this is encoded by the coding sequence ATGAAAAATTTACTTCACTTACTGGTCAACGGACAGCATTATTTCATCAATATTCTTCGTATTTCTATTTTCATTGTAATGGCATGGATTGGTGGTCTGAAAGCCTTTCAGTACGAAGCTGATGGTATTGTGCCTTTTGTTACCAATAGTCCTTTTATGAATTTTTTATACCAGAAGAAAGCTCCGGAATATCAAGAATACAAAAATCCTGAAGGAAAAATGGTAGAAAAAAATATTGAATGGAATAAAGCCAATGGTACTTATGTTTTTGCATATGGGCTTGGAACTGTTATAGTATTAATTGGTTTACTTAACTTAGGCGGTGTTTGGTCTCCTAAATTTGGCTTATATGGAGGCATACTGACTTTTCTGATGTCTCTTGTCACCTTATCATTCCTCATCACGACTCCCGAAGCTTATGTTCCGAATTTGGGTGGAGACTTTCCTACTCCACAGCATGGCTTCCCTTACCTTTCAGGTGCCGGACGATTAGTTCTGAAAGATATTATTATGATGGCTGCAGGATTGGTTACGGCTTCGGAATCTGCAAAACAGCTTTTGAAAAAATAA
- a CDS encoding MFS transporter — translation MNTIIKAKKDSKRFRNIKLCIFLSGLSVFAQLYLFQPLLPMVAAHFNRSVGDSSLLVSSATAGMALGLFFFAFKADQFSRKKLMVFSLITSAVLTIISARIESLTLLIAIGVIKGFVISGVSAVALAYLTEEVDLAIVGLAISMYVSGNTIGGMSGRILATIVSGELGWQTAVLAIGIESLLLGLVFWKFFPESHFFTPQKTDFIQKFKQMRKFLSDPYMLRLYGIAALLMGVFVSVYNYLTFRLEAPPFSLHHIFVAFIFLMYTFGVFGTMATSRLVKRYAPENILKVFIISMFIGVAMLFSKHIYILIIGLALLTFSFFAVHTMASRMVAMHAKEGKSSATSIYWLVYYLGSSVLGSGTGYLLHATSWMGFILFLMFVIFMTFFLTAKSNKVNQN, via the coding sequence ATGAATACGATTATAAAGGCTAAAAAAGACAGCAAACGCTTCAGAAATATAAAATTGTGTATTTTTCTTTCGGGGCTCTCTGTATTTGCACAGCTTTATTTGTTCCAACCTCTGCTTCCAATGGTTGCAGCTCATTTTAACCGCTCCGTTGGTGATAGTTCATTATTAGTTTCTTCTGCCACAGCAGGAATGGCTCTGGGACTTTTTTTCTTTGCTTTTAAAGCAGATCAGTTTTCGAGGAAAAAATTAATGGTGTTTTCATTGATAACTTCTGCAGTACTTACTATTATTTCTGCCCGTATAGAAAGCCTTACCCTATTAATTGCAATCGGCGTTATTAAAGGTTTTGTGATATCCGGAGTTTCGGCAGTGGCTCTTGCCTACCTCACCGAAGAAGTAGATCTGGCTATTGTAGGCCTTGCTATTAGCATGTATGTAAGTGGTAATACAATAGGAGGAATGAGTGGCAGAATACTCGCAACGATTGTTTCCGGAGAATTGGGTTGGCAGACTGCTGTTCTGGCAATAGGAATCGAAAGCTTATTACTTGGATTGGTATTTTGGAAATTTTTCCCTGAATCACATTTTTTCACACCACAGAAAACTGATTTTATCCAGAAGTTCAAACAGATGAGAAAGTTTCTGTCAGATCCTTATATGCTTAGATTATATGGTATTGCAGCATTATTGATGGGGGTATTTGTAAGCGTATACAATTATCTTACATTCCGCCTCGAAGCTCCTCCATTCTCATTACACCATATTTTTGTTGCCTTTATTTTTCTCATGTATACTTTTGGTGTATTTGGTACGATGGCCACCAGTAGACTGGTCAAAAGATATGCTCCGGAGAATATTCTGAAGGTTTTTATCATCAGTATGTTTATTGGGGTAGCAATGTTGTTTTCTAAACACATTTATATACTTATCATAGGTCTTGCACTGCTTACTTTTTCGTTTTTTGCAGTACACACTATGGCCAGCAGAATGGTTGCCATGCATGCTAAAGAAGGAAAAAGCTCGGCTACATCCATTTACTGGCTGGTCTATTATCTTGGCTCCAGTGTACTTGGAAGTGGTACAGGCTATCTTTTGCATGCAACTTCATGGATGGGCTTTATCCTGTTTCTGATGTTTGTTATTTTTATGACATTCTTTCTTACAGCTAAAAGCAACAAGGTAAATCAAAATTAA
- a CDS encoding MBL fold metallo-hydrolase gives MKIIPLKEGNFSVNSQKEFVLLEKAGISPGLKMAIQPFLIITGQDYILLDAGIGWKEDNTQTIFQRLAEAGIKPERINKILLSHLHKDHISGLVNRTPEGMKLNFPGAKIYLQEREYNFALTKEGSPSYDLDILRFAVQHSELVWMNENSGNITDEISFEVTGGHSPFHQVFWIKENNDTAFYGADNLPQSTYFKYHLAYKSDFDGKKALQDRIKWEKLAKEENWKVLFYHDMEYPFISF, from the coding sequence ATGAAGATTATCCCTTTAAAAGAAGGTAACTTTTCTGTTAACTCTCAAAAAGAGTTTGTATTATTAGAAAAAGCAGGCATATCCCCCGGGTTAAAAATGGCCATTCAGCCTTTTCTTATTATTACCGGACAAGACTATATATTACTGGATGCCGGAATTGGATGGAAAGAAGACAATACACAGACAATATTTCAAAGGCTTGCTGAGGCTGGAATAAAACCAGAGCGAATTAATAAGATCTTGCTCTCCCATCTTCATAAAGACCATATAAGCGGGCTGGTTAACAGGACTCCGGAAGGTATGAAACTAAATTTTCCGGGAGCCAAAATATACCTCCAGGAAAGAGAGTATAATTTTGCACTCACAAAAGAAGGCAGCCCTTCTTACGATTTGGATATATTGCGTTTTGCAGTACAGCATTCGGAACTGGTGTGGATGAATGAAAATAGCGGAAATATTACAGATGAAATATCTTTTGAAGTCACTGGTGGGCACTCTCCTTTTCATCAGGTTTTCTGGATTAAGGAAAATAATGACACTGCTTTTTATGGTGCAGATAATCTGCCTCAAAGTACTTATTTTAAATATCATTTGGCTTATAAGTCGGATTTTGACGGCAAAAAAGCTTTACAGGATCGCATAAAATGGGAAAAACTGGCAAAAGAAGAAAATTGGAAAGTCTTATTTTATCACGATATGGAATATCCGTTTATTTCTTTTTAA
- a CDS encoding superoxide dismutase: MKLFGAATLGFVLVAQLVSAQFKQAPLPYAYNALEGSIDAQTMEIHYSKHGAAYVANLNKAITGTPLEKESLVKILSGISKQTPAVRNNAGGHYNHELFWTILTPEKNTQPSEKLAKAINQSFGSFDAFKEKMSKAGADRFGSGWAWLIVTPEKKLAITSTANQDNPLMDIAEVKGIPVLGIDVWEHAYYLKYQNKRADYLSAIWNVINWKEINKRYEAALNGKTE; the protein is encoded by the coding sequence ATGAAATTATTTGGAGCAGCCACATTAGGCTTTGTACTTGTGGCACAGCTGGTATCAGCACAATTTAAGCAAGCACCATTACCTTATGCTTATAATGCATTGGAAGGATCAATTGATGCACAAACAATGGAAATACATTATAGCAAGCATGGAGCAGCGTATGTAGCAAATTTAAATAAGGCTATCACCGGAACACCTCTGGAAAAGGAAAGCCTTGTGAAAATACTTTCCGGAATCTCGAAACAGACTCCTGCGGTAAGAAATAATGCTGGTGGTCATTATAACCACGAGTTGTTCTGGACAATCCTTACACCTGAAAAGAATACACAACCATCAGAAAAACTGGCAAAAGCTATTAATCAGTCTTTTGGAAGCTTCGATGCTTTTAAAGAAAAAATGAGCAAAGCCGGAGCAGATCGTTTTGGTTCTGGTTGGGCATGGCTTATTGTAACGCCGGAGAAGAAACTAGCTATTACTTCTACTGCAAATCAGGATAATCCATTGATGGATATTGCTGAGGTGAAAGGTATACCTGTTTTAGGAATCGATGTATGGGAACACGCTTACTATCTGAAGTATCAGAATAAAAGAGCTGATTACCTAAGTGCTATCTGGAATGTAATTAACTGGAAAGAGATTAATAAGAGATATGAAGCCGCTTTAAACGGGAAGACTGAATAA
- a CDS encoding SCO family protein: MKSRSKGKPQQSSRTKIVIPLIVLAVVFVTIGLGIGYFKKDLYTVMKVPEFNLTDQNNKKVTNHDMQGKVYLVEFFYSRCPTICPVMNHNMRHIEDQINNPDFGIISISIDPTNDTPEVLKNHAAMMGAKSPNWHFLTGDRDYIGKIADQFNIYVGDKEDQAESLNHSGMIALVDKNGNIRSRYGKDGMPILYYSGLNYKDPEGKEAELSGKYHPDRELLIEDIKKLLK, from the coding sequence ATGAAAAGCAGAAGCAAGGGGAAGCCTCAGCAGTCTTCAAGGACTAAAATTGTAATTCCATTGATCGTATTGGCTGTGGTATTTGTAACGATTGGACTCGGAATAGGCTATTTTAAGAAAGATCTTTATACTGTAATGAAGGTCCCTGAATTTAATCTTACTGACCAGAATAATAAAAAGGTTACTAACCACGATATGCAGGGGAAAGTTTATCTGGTGGAATTTTTTTATAGCCGCTGTCCTACAATCTGTCCTGTAATGAATCACAATATGCGGCATATAGAGGATCAGATTAATAATCCTGATTTCGGAATTATCTCTATTAGTATAGATCCAACAAATGATACGCCAGAAGTATTGAAAAATCATGCTGCAATGATGGGGGCTAAATCTCCTAACTGGCATTTCCTCACCGGTGACAGAGATTATATAGGGAAAATAGCTGATCAGTTCAATATTTATGTTGGTGATAAAGAAGATCAGGCTGAAAGTCTTAATCACAGCGGAATGATAGCTCTTGTAGACAAAAATGGTAATATACGTAGCAGATATGGCAAAGACGGAATGCCTATTCTGTATTATTCCGGGCTGAATTACAAAGATCCTGAGGGTAAGGAAGCTGAGCTAAGTGGCAAATACCATCCGGACAGGGAGCTTTTGATAGAAGACATTAAAAAACTTTTGAAATAA
- a CDS encoding YHS domain-containing protein: MKQYILMILCSVSIFSCAKQEPTVKHVMKAGEGPNLKNVKVVNEDDPVCHMKTAEFLKDTAVYKGNIYGFCSDNCKKTFKKNPDKYVQK, translated from the coding sequence ATGAAACAATATATATTGATGATACTATGCTCAGTATCAATTTTCTCCTGTGCGAAACAAGAGCCGACTGTAAAACATGTAATGAAAGCGGGAGAGGGACCTAACTTGAAAAATGTGAAAGTGGTAAATGAAGATGATCCGGTCTGTCATATGAAGACTGCAGAATTTTTAAAAGATACAGCCGTTTATAAAGGAAATATCTATGGATTCTGTAGTGACAATTGTAAAAAGACCTTCAAGAAGAATCCTGATAAATATGTGCAAAAATGA
- a CDS encoding SDR family oxidoreductase yields MSKTILITGAASGFGKIAAFELAKRGHKVIATTQVYPQMSDLIREAGEKGIELIVDKLDVTNPRDIIYAHKKYDIDILISNAGIMEGGPIAEQPLELIRSMFDINVFGALELAQGFIKKFVAKKSGKIVFTSSMGGLWTVPYVAAYCASKHALEAIAEGLKTELEPFGIKVATCNPGVFGTGFNDRGVDSISRWYDPSVNFTSPSAFDGAAESLAHQLDPQSMAEVIVDVALNDNSNFRNVHPKETEDFVKQLQAEAWNAKS; encoded by the coding sequence ATGAGCAAGACCATTTTAATTACAGGAGCGGCAAGTGGCTTTGGTAAAATTGCAGCATTTGAACTGGCAAAAAGAGGACATAAAGTCATTGCAACAACTCAGGTTTATCCTCAGATGAGCGATCTTATAAGAGAAGCCGGAGAAAAAGGAATTGAGCTAATAGTAGACAAACTCGATGTAACAAATCCACGTGATATTATCTATGCACACAAAAAATATGACATTGATATCCTGATAAGCAATGCCGGAATTATGGAAGGAGGCCCAATAGCAGAACAGCCTTTGGAACTGATCCGTTCCATGTTTGACATTAATGTATTTGGAGCGCTGGAGCTGGCACAGGGATTTATTAAGAAATTTGTTGCTAAAAAATCTGGTAAAATTGTATTTACCTCATCGATGGGAGGCTTATGGACTGTTCCTTATGTTGCGGCATATTGTGCCTCCAAGCATGCACTGGAAGCCATTGCAGAAGGACTAAAAACAGAACTGGAACCATTTGGTATTAAAGTAGCAACATGCAATCCCGGAGTATTTGGTACAGGGTTTAACGACCGTGGCGTAGACTCCATATCCCGTTGGTATGATCCGAGCGTAAATTTTACTTCTCCATCTGCATTTGACGGAGCTGCAGAATCTTTGGCTCACCAACTTGATCCTCAATCTATGGCAGAAGTTATTGTCGATGTTGCACTGAACGATAACTCAAACTTCAGAAATGTACATCCTAAAGAAACTGAAGATTTTGTAAAACAATTGCAGGCAGAAGCATGGAATGCTAAAAGCTAA
- a CDS encoding GlcG/HbpS family heme-binding protein, with protein MDILYDQAVKTMNAAITKAREIGIPVSIAVVDSGGHLVSFARLDSVYGVIDFAVKKARTAVMFGTDSDIMGSIIAGSELHGYGMINSNNGLLTIAGGTVIKNKEGNIIGAIGVSGGTPGQDKEIAYLGAKVPL; from the coding sequence ATGGATATATTATATGATCAAGCTGTAAAAACAATGAATGCAGCCATTACAAAAGCTAGAGAAATTGGAATTCCGGTAAGTATTGCTGTGGTAGATTCCGGCGGGCACCTTGTATCTTTTGCAAGGCTAGACAGTGTATATGGTGTGATAGATTTTGCTGTAAAAAAAGCCAGAACTGCTGTAATGTTCGGTACAGACAGCGATATTATGGGTAGTATAATTGCAGGCTCGGAGTTACACGGATACGGAATGATTAATTCAAATAATGGATTGCTCACTATAGCGGGCGGAACAGTTATAAAAAATAAAGAAGGGAATATTATCGGAGCAATAGGTGTTTCCGGAGGGACCCCCGGACAGGATAAAGAAATTGCGTACTTGGGAGCTAAAGTTCCCTTATAA
- a CDS encoding helix-turn-helix domain-containing protein: METGQDIIFDRLVYSCTFEKYTGQEEFIPDHFLGFQLSGETHAMHAQGNTIVPEGSVVLVRKNQLIRSTKYPSKEGKYQFLSITLDKDILQQYALDHKIVIDSHAENKQELFFEPNDFLKYYFLSLTPYINQQNKIEPNLANIKIREALELLLQSNPDFKNILFDFSQPHKIDLEEFMNLNYMFNVSVESFAKLTGRSLSGFKRDFEKVFDSPPKQWLRNKRLEEAYYLIKHKKQKPTDIYLDLGFENLSHFYFSFRQKFGKTTSEI, encoded by the coding sequence ATGGAAACCGGACAGGATATAATATTTGACAGACTGGTCTATTCCTGTACATTTGAAAAATATACAGGGCAGGAAGAATTTATTCCGGATCATTTTTTAGGCTTCCAGTTATCTGGTGAGACTCATGCAATGCATGCACAGGGTAATACAATTGTTCCTGAAGGCTCTGTAGTACTGGTAAGAAAAAATCAATTGATCCGTTCAACAAAATATCCTTCGAAGGAAGGTAAGTACCAATTTCTTTCTATAACATTGGACAAAGATATATTGCAGCAATATGCTTTAGATCATAAAATTGTTATAGATAGTCATGCTGAAAACAAACAGGAATTGTTCTTCGAACCTAATGATTTTCTTAAATATTATTTCCTTTCATTAACGCCATATATCAATCAGCAAAACAAGATTGAACCTAATCTTGCTAATATAAAAATCAGAGAAGCTCTGGAGCTATTATTACAAAGCAACCCTGATTTTAAAAACATTTTATTTGATTTCTCTCAGCCTCATAAAATAGATCTGGAAGAATTTATGAACCTGAATTACATGTTCAATGTATCTGTTGAATCTTTTGCAAAACTTACCGGCAGGAGTCTTTCAGGTTTCAAAAGAGATTTCGAAAAAGTATTTGACTCCCCTCCTAAACAATGGCTCAGGAACAAACGCCTGGAAGAAGCTTACTATCTGATCAAACATAAAAAACAAAAACCAACGGATATTTATCTGGATCTGGGATTTGAAAATCTTTCACACTTTTATTTTTCATTCAGACAGAAATTTGGGAAGACAACTTCCGAAATATAA
- a CDS encoding NAD(P)-dependent alcohol dehydrogenase has product MIKTKGYAAQDPNSNLASWNFERREVGAHDVQIEIMYCGVCHSDLHQIKNDWFPGLFPMVPGHEIVGKIVKVGDHVKDFKVGELAGVGCMVDSCQECENCKNDLEQYCLEGNTQTYNNLDRSGHPTYGGYSDTIVVREEFVLHISEKLDLAATAPLLCAGITTYSPLRHWKVGKGHKLAVLGLGGLGHMAVKFGVAFGAEVTVLSTSPSKEENAKQLGAHHFVVTSDPEQLKAVKGSFDFILDTVSAEHDMNLYISLLKTDGVHICVGAPSKPMELGIFPLLGGRKSVAGSGIGGIKETQEMLDFCAENNIVSDIELIDIKDITNAYERMLKGDVRYRFVIDSKTLTN; this is encoded by the coding sequence ATGATTAAAACAAAAGGCTATGCAGCTCAAGACCCCAATTCTAATTTAGCATCTTGGAATTTTGAAAGAAGAGAGGTTGGAGCTCACGATGTACAAATTGAAATTATGTATTGTGGTGTATGTCATTCAGATCTGCACCAAATAAAAAATGATTGGTTTCCCGGATTATTTCCAATGGTACCAGGACACGAAATTGTAGGTAAAATTGTTAAAGTAGGTGATCACGTAAAAGACTTCAAGGTCGGTGAACTTGCAGGAGTAGGATGTATGGTCGACTCTTGTCAGGAGTGTGAAAACTGCAAAAATGATTTAGAACAATACTGCTTAGAAGGAAATACACAAACCTACAACAATCTTGACCGCAGTGGACATCCTACTTATGGAGGCTATTCTGACACCATTGTTGTCCGAGAAGAGTTTGTTCTGCACATCTCTGAAAAGTTAGATTTAGCAGCTACTGCTCCATTACTTTGTGCAGGTATTACAACCTACTCTCCTCTCCGACACTGGAAGGTTGGCAAAGGTCATAAATTAGCCGTTCTAGGTTTAGGAGGATTGGGACATATGGCTGTAAAATTTGGAGTTGCCTTTGGTGCCGAAGTAACGGTTCTAAGTACCTCTCCTTCAAAAGAAGAAAATGCCAAACAATTAGGAGCTCATCATTTTGTTGTAACGAGTGACCCTGAACAATTGAAAGCTGTAAAAGGTTCCTTTGATTTTATTTTGGATACGGTTTCTGCAGAACATGATATGAATCTTTACATCTCATTATTAAAAACAGATGGAGTTCATATCTGTGTTGGAGCACCTTCTAAACCAATGGAATTGGGAATATTCCCACTTCTGGGAGGAAGAAAAAGTGTTGCAGGCTCTGGTATAGGTGGTATTAAAGAAACTCAGGAAATGTTGGATTTTTGCGCAGAGAACAATATTGTTTCAGATATTGAACTTATCGACATCAAAGATATAACAAATGCTTACGAAAGAATGCTTAAAGGCGATGTAAGGTATAGGTTTGTTATCGATAGCAAAACATTAACTAATTAA